A stretch of uncultured Campylobacter sp. DNA encodes these proteins:
- a CDS encoding 3'-5' exonuclease → MTHRIENLINLLAQKSINYYDFISKASDIAEITELFEPKDLSMWRALGIEIIKLDNGKITLKTRETDISDEIFCFVDIETNGGLSNGQIIEIGAIKARGTQELDRFESFVYAPVVPENITELTGIRSDDLVGAPPLASVLERFRLFLGDSVFVAHNVKFDYGFIDASLQKCGFGMLLNRRLCTVELARRTIEAQRYGLGSLKELLGVQNVHHRAFSDAVSCFEIFKFALKRLPWSVQSTEDLILFSKTAKSLALPRPQISERGEGEIL, encoded by the coding sequence TTGACGCATAGAATCGAAAATCTCATAAATTTACTAGCTCAAAAGAGCATAAATTATTACGATTTTATCTCAAAAGCAAGCGACATTGCTGAAATTACTGAGCTTTTCGAGCCCAAAGACCTCTCGATGTGGCGGGCGCTGGGCATAGAGATAATAAAGCTCGACAACGGCAAAATTACGCTCAAAACCCGTGAGACGGACATTTCGGACGAAATTTTTTGCTTCGTGGACATCGAGACGAACGGTGGGCTTTCAAACGGCCAGATCATCGAAATCGGCGCGATAAAAGCGCGCGGCACGCAGGAGCTGGACCGCTTCGAGAGCTTCGTTTACGCGCCCGTCGTGCCCGAAAATATCACGGAGCTTACGGGGATCCGCTCGGACGATCTGGTGGGCGCACCGCCGCTAGCTAGCGTGCTGGAGCGATTTAGACTGTTTTTAGGCGATAGCGTTTTTGTGGCGCATAACGTCAAATTTGACTACGGCTTCATCGACGCGAGCCTGCAAAAATGCGGCTTTGGAATGCTTTTAAATCGCAGGCTCTGCACCGTCGAGCTCGCGCGTCGCACGATCGAGGCGCAAAGATATGGGCTCGGCTCGCTAAAAGAGCTTTTAGGCGTGCAAAACGTCCACCACCGCGCATTTAGCGACGCCGTTTCCTGCTTTGAAATTTTTAAATTCGCTCTAAAGCGCCTGCCGTGGAGCGTGCAAAGCACCGAGGATCTGATACTTTTTAGCAAAACCGCAAAGAGCCTGGCGCTGCCTAGGCCGCAGATTTCGGAGCGCGGCGAGGGCGAAATTTTATAA
- the rpmB gene encoding 50S ribosomal protein L28 — translation MAKRCAITGKGAMVGNNVSHANNKTKKKFQVNLRTIRVQLQDGSTRRIKVAASTLRTMKKQSK, via the coding sequence ATGGCAAAAAGATGCGCAATCACCGGCAAAGGTGCGATGGTGGGAAACAACGTCAGCCACGCAAACAACAAAACGAAGAAGAAATTTCAGGTCAATCTACGCACCATCCGCGTTCAGCTACAAGACGGCTCAACCAGACGAATCAAAGTCGCCGCCTCAACTCTACGAACTATGAAAAAGCAATCAAAATAA
- a CDS encoding YdcH family protein translates to MFHEYRDLITELKGKNARFDSLFEKHDELDHKIADAQAGRVHMSDLEIDAMKKEKLRIKDELGTLLAQYKAEKADK, encoded by the coding sequence ATGTTTCATGAATACAGAGATTTAATCACTGAGTTAAAAGGCAAAAACGCGCGATTTGATTCGCTATTTGAGAAGCACGACGAGCTGGATCACAAGATCGCCGACGCACAAGCTGGCAGAGTGCATATGAGCGATCTGGAGATCGATGCGATGAAGAAAGAAAAGCTTCGCATAAAAGATGAGCTAGGCACCCTGCTAGCGCAATATAAAGCCGAAAAGGCAGATAAATAA
- the argJ gene encoding bifunctional glutamate N-acetyltransferase/amino-acid acetyltransferase ArgJ translates to MFKITKLEGGLQNVEGFYFDGVNSGFKKEGNDLGFIRADEPFAVSAIFTSNKFQAAPIRHFKRAQERAGGELKTNFILVNSKNANSMTGEQGIADIDEIFSELGKKIPLINPVMSSTGVIGYRLKKEKIIAAAQNFDLSARNSNALATAIMTTDTIKKELAYEISLENGEKFHIAAVCKGAGMINPALATMLCFILTDAKIPRADMDELLKKAAEQSFNTVSVDGDTSTNDTIMLCSSAKCAYEKDAFASALNALTRELALMLVKDGEGANKLVRFRVSGAANAQDARRAAKALSNSPLVKTAIFGEDPNWGRIASTIGACGIECDEEKLRIKYDDVLLYDAQNRELDAAREAAAHAIMQQKSFTIWCDLGLGEGEFSAYGCDLSYDYVKINADYRS, encoded by the coding sequence ATGTTTAAAATCACTAAGCTCGAGGGCGGCTTGCAGAATGTCGAGGGCTTTTATTTTGATGGCGTAAATTCGGGCTTTAAAAAAGAGGGGAACGATCTGGGATTTATCCGCGCGGATGAGCCTTTTGCCGTAAGCGCGATCTTTACGAGCAATAAATTTCAAGCCGCGCCGATTAGGCATTTCAAAAGGGCACAAGAGCGCGCAGGCGGGGAGCTTAAAACAAATTTTATCCTCGTAAATTCTAAAAACGCAAACTCTATGACCGGGGAGCAAGGCATCGCCGATATTGATGAAATTTTTAGCGAGCTTGGCAAAAAAATCCCTCTGATAAACCCTGTCATGAGCTCGACCGGCGTCATCGGATACCGCCTTAAAAAGGAAAAAATTATCGCCGCCGCGCAAAATTTTGACCTTTCGGCACGAAACTCGAACGCTCTAGCCACCGCCATTATGACGACAGATACGATAAAAAAAGAGCTTGCATATGAAATTTCTTTAGAAAACGGCGAGAAATTTCACATCGCAGCCGTTTGCAAGGGCGCAGGTATGATCAATCCTGCGCTTGCAACTATGCTCTGCTTCATCCTAACCGACGCAAAAATCCCGCGCGCTGATATGGACGAGCTGCTAAAAAAGGCAGCGGAGCAGAGTTTCAACACCGTAAGCGTCGACGGCGATACCTCCACCAATGATACGATTATGCTCTGCAGCAGCGCTAAATGCGCTTACGAAAAGGACGCCTTCGCCTCCGCGCTAAACGCCCTGACGCGCGAGCTTGCGCTAATGCTGGTAAAAGACGGCGAAGGCGCAAACAAGCTGGTGCGATTTAGAGTAAGCGGTGCCGCAAACGCCCAGGATGCCCGCAGGGCGGCAAAGGCGCTTAGCAATTCGCCGCTTGTTAAAACGGCGATCTTCGGCGAAGACCCGAATTGGGGTCGCATAGCCTCCACCATAGGCGCCTGCGGTATCGAATGCGACGAAGAAAAGCTGCGTATCAAATACGACGACGTGCTACTTTATGACGCGCAAAATCGCGAACTGGACGCCGCGCGCGAGGCCGCGGCTCACGCCATAATGCAGCAAAAAAGCTTTACGATCTGGTGCGATTTAGGGCTCGGAGAGGGCGAGTTTAGCGCGTACGGCTGCGATCTTAGCTACGACTACGTAAAAATCAACGCCGATTATAGATCATAA
- the rpe gene encoding ribulose-phosphate 3-epimerase, with translation MYVAPSILSADFGRLAEEIRAVCEAGADLIHVDVMDGHFVPNLTIGPLVASAAAKASSKPLDIHLMVKNVPFFVDLFLPLKPKFLSFHIEEEQHPLRLIDHIRRSGVSPAVVLNPHTPLSALEFILGEVDMVLLMSVNPGFGGQKFIPSALEKIKQLRELIDRKGAKCLIEVDGGVNGLNIAGIDEAGADVVVAGNYIFSSNDYTEAIRALKI, from the coding sequence ATGTATGTCGCACCCAGCATTTTATCGGCGGATTTCGGAAGGCTTGCGGAGGAAATTCGCGCAGTCTGCGAAGCGGGCGCCGATCTCATTCACGTAGATGTGATGGACGGGCATTTCGTACCCAATCTCACGATCGGACCGCTCGTAGCAAGCGCCGCGGCAAAGGCGAGCAGCAAGCCTTTAGACATCCATCTGATGGTTAAAAACGTGCCGTTTTTCGTCGATCTTTTTTTGCCGCTAAAGCCGAAATTTCTTAGCTTCCACATCGAGGAGGAGCAGCACCCGCTGCGCCTCATAGATCATATACGCCGCAGCGGCGTCTCGCCCGCGGTCGTGCTAAATCCGCATACTCCGCTTAGCGCGCTGGAGTTTATTTTGGGCGAGGTCGATATGGTGCTTTTGATGAGCGTCAATCCGGGCTTTGGAGGGCAGAAATTTATCCCCTCGGCGCTTGAGAAAATTAAGCAGCTGCGCGAGCTGATCGATCGCAAAGGCGCAAAATGCCTCATCGAGGTCGACGGCGGCGTAAACGGGCTGAATATCGCAGGTATCGACGAAGCTGGCGCCGACGTCGTGGTAGCGGGCAACTACATATTTTCTTCAAACGACTACACGGAGGCGATCCGTGCGCTTAAAATTTAG
- a CDS encoding potassium channel protein produces MSVLDKIKRFLDWSGSTKPDINLYTEIYDQLRPFRLPLITIVLMMLIGTLGYVFIAGFSLVDAFYQAGMTFTTVGFTEVAPISPAGRIFTVLFILMGFGTFSFCLGVVVEVIKNGKLQNLLREQRMINNIARLKNHYIICYNNIYCAELAKQFRENHLPFVVIDPDPALAKIAEENRYPYFIVGEPHVETTMLKAHLSSAKSVITLSPNLADNIAIISLVRLYEKELGRITPYFIMANSDDDSDTERLKKLGANSIVSPSKLAAQRLSAISVRPDMENILERFLYKKDSLIDIEEITVPDFSWIRFKRLKETRLRDFTNADVVGIKEPNSRFIPMPDGDYLIGTGVKFLVIGTAEGIRNTKKLIRSKYKPQEMRYV; encoded by the coding sequence ATGTCTGTTTTGGACAAGATCAAGCGATTCCTCGACTGGTCCGGCTCGACTAAGCCGGACATCAACCTCTACACAGAAATTTACGACCAGCTACGTCCTTTTCGCTTACCGCTGATAACCATCGTATTGATGATGCTAATCGGCACATTAGGCTATGTCTTTATAGCGGGCTTTTCGCTCGTAGACGCCTTTTATCAAGCAGGCATGACCTTCACGACGGTAGGCTTTACCGAAGTAGCGCCGATATCGCCCGCGGGTAGAATTTTTACCGTCTTATTCATCCTAATGGGCTTTGGAACCTTTTCGTTTTGCCTGGGCGTCGTCGTCGAGGTCATAAAAAACGGCAAACTTCAAAATTTACTTAGGGAGCAACGAATGATCAATAACATCGCAAGACTCAAAAACCACTACATTATCTGTTACAACAACATCTACTGCGCCGAGCTTGCCAAGCAGTTTCGCGAAAATCATCTGCCTTTTGTCGTGATCGACCCCGATCCCGCTCTAGCTAAAATTGCCGAGGAAAACCGCTATCCATATTTCATCGTAGGCGAGCCGCACGTAGAAACTACAATGCTAAAAGCGCATCTGTCATCTGCGAAATCTGTCATCACGCTAAGTCCAAATTTAGCCGATAATATCGCAATAATCTCGCTCGTGCGCCTATACGAAAAGGAGCTTGGTCGCATCACCCCCTACTTCATCATGGCAAATAGCGATGATGACAGCGACACCGAGAGGCTAAAAAAACTCGGCGCAAATTCTATCGTCTCACCCTCTAAGCTCGCCGCACAAAGGCTCTCTGCGATCAGCGTGCGCCCCGATATGGAAAACATTTTGGAGCGATTTTTGTATAAAAAAGACTCACTCATCGATATCGAGGAGATCACGGTGCCCGATTTTTCATGGATCCGCTTCAAGCGCCTAAAAGAAACTCGCCTGCGCGATTTTACAAACGCCGACGTCGTGGGAATCAAAGAGCCCAACAGCCGCTTTATCCCGATGCCGGATGGCGACTACCTCATCGGTACTGGGGTAAAATTTTTAGTCATCGGCACGGCAGAGGGTATCCGCAACACGAAAAAGCTCATCCGCAGCAAATACAAGCCACAGGAGATGAGATATGTTTAA